One window from the genome of Epinephelus fuscoguttatus linkage group LG3, E.fuscoguttatus.final_Chr_v1 encodes:
- the rln3b gene encoding relaxin-3b has translation MWKAALLTFGLLVALVSRVQSTDGHPSFYGVKLCGREFIRAVIFTCGGSRWRRSIGDSEAFDPWNMNPIPQLSGKQDPAEAQTWRDQTLNEESVAAGFGRSARSPISEEVLEALRSTDRKGRDVVVGLSNACCKWGCSKSEISSLC, from the exons ATGTGGAAGGCAGCACTCTTGACCTTTGGCTTGTTGGTGGCACTAGTAAGCAGGGTACAGTCGACTGACGGTCATCCCTCTTTCTATGGGGTGAAACTGTGTGGAAGAGAGTTCATACGAGCTGTCATCTTTACCTGCGGTGGTTCTCGCTGGAGGAGAAGCATAGGAGACTCAG AAGCCTTTGACCCATGGAACATGAATCCCATCCCTCAACTTTCCGGTAAGCAGGATCCTGCAGAGGCCCAAACGTGGAGAGATCAGACATTGAATGAAGAATCTGTGGCTGCTGGATTCGGCCGCTCGGCTCGCTCACCAATCTCAGAGGAGGTGCTGGAGGCTCTACGGAGTACAGACAGGAAAGGACGGGATGTAGTGGTTGGACTGTCCAATGCCTGCTGCAAGTGGGGCTGTAGCAAGAGTGAAATCAGCTCCCTGTGCTGA
- the LOC125885923 gene encoding transportin-2, whose protein sequence is MEWQPDEQGLQQVLQLLKDSQSPDTATQRAVQEKLEQLNQFPDFNNYLIFVLTSLKSEDEPTRSLSGLILKNNVKAHYQNFPPNVADFIKRECLNNIGDPSPLIRATIGILITTIASKGELQTWPELLPQLCNLLNSEDYNTCEGSFGALQKICEDSSELLDSDALNRPLNIMIPKFLQFFKHCSPKIRSHAIACVNQFIIGRAQALMDNIDTFIESLFALAGDEDSEVRKNVCRALVMLLEVRIDRLIPHMHSIIQYMLQRTQDPDENVALEACEFWLTLAEQPICKEALSGHLVQLIPILVNGMKYSEIDIILLKGDVEEDEAVPDSEQDIKPRFHKSRTVTLQHEGGEGEEGEDIDEDEDDDDDTLSDWNLRKCSAAALDVLANVFREELLPHLLPLLKGLLFHPDWVIKESGILVLGAIAEGCMQGMVPYLPELIPHLIQCLCDKKALVRSIACWTLSRYAHWVVSQPPDAHLKPLMTELLKRILDGNKRVQEAACSAFATLEEEACTELVPYLSFILDTLVFAFGKYQHKNLLILYDAIGTLADSVGHHLNQPEYIQKLMPPLIAKWNELKDEDKDLFPLLECLSSVATALQSGFLPYCEPVYQRCVTLVQKTLAQAMMYSQQPDQYEAPDKDFMIVALDLLSGLAEGLGGHVDTLVARSNIMTLLFQCMQDTMPEVRQSSFALLGDLTKACFPHVKPCIAEFMPILGTNLNPEFISVCNNATWAIGEICMQMGVEMQPYIAMVLNQLVEIINRPNTPKTLLENTAITIGRLGYVCPQEVAPMLPQFIRPWCTSLRNIRDNEEKDSAFRGICMMIGVNPGGVVQDFIFFCDAVASWVNPKDDLRDMFYKILHGFKEQVGEENWQQFSEQFPPLLKERLAACYGV, encoded by the exons ATGGAGTGGCAGCCAGATGAACAGGGTCTGCAGCAAGTGCTTCAGCTACTCAAGGACTCCCAGTCCCCAGACACAGCAACGCAGAGAGCTGTGCAAGAA AAACTGGAGCAGTTAAACCAGTTTCCAGATTTCAACAACTATCTCATCTTTGTCCTCACAAGCCTCAAATCCGAGG ACGAGCCCACTCGCTCTTTGAGCGGTCTGATACTGAAGAACAATGTTAAGGCTCACTACCAGAACTTCCCTCCCAACGTGGCTGACTTCATCAAACGAGAATGTCTCAACAACATCGGAGACCCTTCACCGCTCATCAGAGCTACGATCG GCATCCTGATCACAACCATAGCCTCTAAAGGGGAGCTGCAGACCTGGCCGGAACTCTTGCCTCAGCTCTGTAATCTGCTCAACTCAGAGGACTATAACACCTGCGAG GGTTCTTTCGGAGCGTTGCAGAAGATCTGTGAGGACTCCTCAGAGTTGCTGGATAGTGATGCTCTGAACAGACCCCTCAACATCATGATCCCAAAATTCCTACAGTTTTTCAAGCACTGCAGCCCCAAGATCAG GTCCCATGCTATAGCGTGTGTGAACCAGTTCATCATTGGTCGAGCTCAGGCTCTGATGGATAACATTGACACCTTCATTGAG AGTCTTTTTGCACTGGCGGGTGATGAGGACAGTGAAGTGCGCAAGAACGTCTGCAGGGCTTTGGTCATGCTGCTGGAAGTCCGCATTGACCGCCTCATCCCACACATGCACAGCATCATCCAG TACATGCTGCAGCGGACCCAGGACCCAGATGAGAACGTGGCTCTGGAGGCCTGCGAGTTCTGGCTGACTTTGGCTGAACAGCCCATCTGCAAAGAGGCCCTGTCTGGCCACTTGGTCCA ACTGATTCCTATCCTGGTGAATGGGATGAAATACTCTGAGATTGATATTATTCTTCTAAAG GGCGATGTTGAAGAGGATGAGGCAGTTCCAGACAGCGAGCAAGACATCAAGCCTCGCTTCCACAAGTCCCGCACCGTCACCCTGCAGCATGAAGGAGGGGAGGGCGAGGAGGGGGAGGACATTGATGAAGACGAAGACGACGATGACGATACGCTGTCTGACTGGAACCTAC GGAAGTGTTCGGCCGCGGCTCTGGACGTTCTTGCCAATGTGTTTCGTGAGGAGCTGCTGCCTCATCTCCTGCCCCTGCTCAAAGGActgcttttccaccctgactgGGTCATCAAGGAGTCTGGCATCCTCGTGCTGGGAGCCATCGCTGAGG GCTGTATGCAAGGCATGGTACCGTACTTGCCTGAGCTCATCCCCCACCTCATCCAGTGTTTGTGCGACAAAAAGGCCCTGGTGCGCTCTATCGCCTGCTGGACACTCAGCCGTTATGCCCACTGGGTGGTCAGCCAGCCTCCTGACGCTCACCTCAAACCCCTCATGACTGAGTTGCTCAAACGCATTCTGGATGGCAATAAGAGGGTACAGGAAGCAGCATGCAG TGCGTTTGCCACCCTGGAGGAGGAGGCGTGTACAGAGCTGGTGCCTTACCTGAGCTTCATCCTGGACACGCTGGTTTTTGCTTTTGGGAAGTACCAACACAAGAACTTGCTCATCCTCTACGATGCTATAGGAACACTGGCGGACTCTGTGGGGCACCATCTCAACCAGCCT GAGTACATACAGAAACTGATGCCTCCGCTGATAGCCAAGTGGAATGAGCTGAAGGATGAAGACAAAGATCTTTTCCCTCTGCTTGAGTGTCTGTCGTCTGTTGCCACGGCGCTGCAGAGCGGCTTCCTCCCCTATTGCGAGCCCGTCTATCAGCGCTGTGTCACCCTGGTTCAGAAGACACTGGCTCAGGCCATG atgTACAGTCAGCAGCCAGACCAATATGAAGCACCCGACAAGGACTTCATGATCGTGGCTTTGGATCTTTTAAGTGGCTTAGCTGAGGGACTGGGGGGCCACGTGGACACACTTGTGGCCCGCAGTAACATCATGACGCTGCTTTTCCAGTGCATGCAG GATACGATGCCTGAAGTAAGACAGAGTTCGTTTGCTCTACTGGGCGACTTGACCAAGGCTTGCTTCCCTCATGTCAAACCGTGTATTG CTGAATTCATGCCAATCCTCGGGACAAATCTGAACCCTGAGTTCATCTCTGTCTGCAACAATGCTACCTGGGCCATAGGAGAGATCTGTATGCAGATGG GAGTGGAGATGCAGCCGTACATCGCCATGGTTCTGAACCAGCTGGTTGAGATTATTAATCGACCCAACACCCCCAAGACCCTGCTGGAGAACACTG cAATCACCATTGGTCGGCTGGGCTATGTGTGTCCTCAGGAGGTCGCGCCCATGCTGCCACAGTTCATTCGACCCTG GTGTACGTCTCTGCGAAACATCCGAGACAACGAGGAGAAAGACTCTGCCTTCCGTGGGATTTGCATGATGATCGGCGTGAACCCAGGAGGTGTGGTGCAG GACTTCATCTTCTTCTGTGACGCagtggcctcctgggtgaatcCTAAAGACGATTTGAGAGACATGTTCTACAAG ATCCTGCACGGTTTTAAGGAGCAGGTTGGGGAGGAGAACTGGCAGCAGTTTTCGGAGCAGTTTCCCCCACTGCTGAAGGAGAGACTGGCAGCCTGCTACGGCGTTTAG